A genomic region of Providencia sp. R33 contains the following coding sequences:
- a CDS encoding EexN family lipoprotein, with translation MTKYFLLVNIIISVITTSGCNDKTSVEWYVNNHDDLVAKYTECLLTDSWHDIVCKNVRSAKNLEAHELDIQEGVKVAQQALFEFRESLLVSDLNTLKK, from the coding sequence ATGACCAAATATTTTTTATTAGTTAACATTATTATATCTGTTATCACAACATCAGGCTGTAATGATAAGACCTCCGTTGAATGGTATGTCAATAATCATGACGATTTAGTTGCTAAATATACGGAATGCTTATTAACTGATTCTTGGCATGATATTGTTTGCAAGAATGTAAGAAGTGCAAAAAACCTCGAAGCGCACGAGCTAGATATTCAAGAAGGAGTGAAAGTAGCGCAACAAGCACTATTTGAGTTCAGAGAGTCTTTGTTAGTTTCAGATTTGAATACATTAAAAAAATAA
- a CDS encoding 4-oxalomesaconate tautomerase has protein sequence MFNIPCVLMRGGTSKGPVILASDLPDNIQERDIVLLNLMGAGHELEIDGIGGGSPQTSKVAIVSASDSPDADIDYLFAQVMVKERRVDTTPNCGNMLCAVGPFAIEKGLVAPKNPVTTVRIRNLNTGTLVNAEVQTPNFKVTYDGDTQIDGVPGSAAPIGLTFLNSAGCKTGKLLPTGNTIDVFDGVEVTCIDMAMPMILIDAHQMGKMGGESPSELDSDLVFMQRLEKIRLKAGAAMGFGDVTGKVIPKPVLLSKPTEDGTIKVRYFMPHNCHKSLAITGSIGISTATIIKGSVAQKIISSQPAYALTNIVTIEHPSGKIIVSLLKDGNQIENTQAAVLRTARKLFEGNVCVPEVALAEVI, from the coding sequence ATGTTCAACATCCCTTGCGTTCTGATGCGTGGTGGTACTTCTAAGGGGCCAGTTATTCTTGCGAGTGATTTGCCTGATAACATTCAAGAGAGAGATATTGTTCTGCTGAATTTGATGGGAGCAGGTCATGAGCTTGAAATTGATGGTATCGGTGGGGGAAGTCCGCAAACCAGTAAAGTGGCTATTGTGAGTGCTTCGGATAGCCCTGATGCTGATATAGATTACCTTTTTGCTCAGGTCATGGTGAAAGAGAGGAGAGTTGATACAACTCCAAACTGTGGAAACATGCTGTGTGCAGTTGGCCCGTTTGCGATTGAAAAGGGATTAGTTGCTCCCAAAAATCCAGTAACAACGGTACGTATTCGGAATCTCAATACTGGAACATTAGTTAATGCAGAAGTACAGACCCCTAATTTCAAAGTGACTTATGACGGAGATACTCAAATTGATGGTGTGCCAGGTTCAGCTGCGCCAATTGGTTTGACGTTTCTAAATTCCGCAGGTTGTAAAACGGGTAAATTGCTTCCTACTGGCAATACAATTGATGTATTTGATGGCGTTGAAGTTACATGTATTGATATGGCAATGCCAATGATCTTAATCGATGCACATCAAATGGGTAAAATGGGTGGTGAATCTCCATCCGAACTAGATTCTGACTTGGTGTTTATGCAACGACTTGAAAAAATCCGCCTTAAGGCCGGAGCGGCAATGGGATTTGGCGATGTAACTGGCAAAGTTATACCAAAGCCAGTCCTTCTTAGTAAACCTACGGAAGATGGTACGATAAAAGTTCGCTATTTCATGCCTCACAATTGCCACAAGTCACTAGCTATTACAGGTTCTATTGGTATTTCAACTGCAACAATAATAAAAGGTTCCGTTGCGCAAAAAATCATTAGCAGCCAACCTGCATATGCATTGACTAATATTGTAACTATTGAGCATCCAAGTGGGAAAATTATAGTTTCATTGTTAAAGGATGGAAATCAAATCGAAAATACTCAAGCTGCTGTGCTCCGAACTGCCCGAAAATTATTTGAAGGCAATGTTTGCGTTCCAGAAGTGGCTTTAGCTGAAGTTATTTAA
- a CDS encoding LysR family transcriptional regulator has product MQHELQGIQSFVKIAETGCFTKASQFLHISQPALTRRIKKLEDSLGAALFERSTRRIKLTAVGRDFLPKAKDLIDFYENSILSIKEMATHQTGVVTLSCLPTAAFYFLPSVIRDYNEHYPNIRIRILEHSASDCLEAVLNGDADFGINMINITHPNIEFTPLVNEPFVLACKRDHELAKKSLVMWEDLAGLKLIGVRKSSGNRILIDQALESFDWKPNWFYEVRHLSTSLGMVEAGLGVAVVPSITMPIDEHHILVSRPLIEPVIRRTLGLVSRRGNTLSPASERLREMLMKLWSQDKTSLWIDKFSS; this is encoded by the coding sequence ATGCAGCATGAACTACAGGGGATTCAATCTTTTGTTAAAATAGCAGAAACTGGGTGCTTTACAAAAGCATCTCAATTTTTACACATATCCCAACCCGCGTTAACGAGAAGAATAAAAAAGCTTGAAGATAGTTTGGGCGCAGCACTATTTGAACGCTCTACTCGGCGAATAAAATTGACTGCAGTAGGAAGAGACTTTCTACCTAAGGCAAAAGATCTCATCGATTTTTATGAAAACTCGATACTGAGTATTAAAGAAATGGCTACGCATCAAACAGGTGTAGTTACCCTATCCTGTTTACCTACCGCCGCCTTCTATTTCTTACCCTCTGTTATTCGTGATTACAATGAACATTACCCAAATATACGTATCCGTATACTTGAACATAGTGCCAGCGATTGCCTCGAAGCTGTACTCAATGGAGATGCGGATTTTGGAATAAATATGATCAACATCACACACCCGAATATAGAGTTTACACCTCTGGTTAATGAACCTTTCGTTCTCGCCTGCAAACGAGACCATGAGCTTGCAAAAAAATCCCTTGTGATGTGGGAAGATCTTGCTGGACTCAAACTTATTGGAGTCCGTAAATCGAGTGGTAACCGAATTCTGATTGATCAAGCCCTAGAAAGTTTTGACTGGAAACCAAACTGGTTTTACGAGGTAAGACATCTATCTACTTCACTCGGGATGGTTGAAGCTGGATTGGGTGTTGCTGTTGTACCCAGCATAACAATGCCTATAGATGAGCATCATATACTGGTTAGCCGACCACTTATAGAACCTGTAATCAGGAGAACGCTTGGATTAGTATCAAGAAGAGGAAATACTCTGAGTCCTGCGTCCGAGAGATTACGTGAAATGTTGATGAAACTTTGGTCTCAAGACAAAACCAGCCTTTGGATTGATAAATTCAGTAGCTAA
- a CDS encoding RES family NAD+ phosphorylase — MSIKYEGNLNEKINELVSAEGRGELQVRKAIAENCEYFKVQAESYGGNGVHFNKTSTNRFSLSDHAKGVMYIADSPHTALNEFYQEDKFIDQSDFTNNCIAEIQIARPIVVFEETALAPHIGVPVGDLMGPKTVYNVTQQLAKELSKHADGLEYLSRHTGNKCVVLWSVQEDGNGMVTSKSVTPLKEYSHKGKTAKEILKSQLNIKVV; from the coding sequence ATGTCAATAAAATACGAGGGGAACCTCAATGAAAAAATAAATGAGCTTGTATCTGCGGAAGGTCGTGGTGAGTTGCAAGTAAGAAAAGCAATTGCTGAGAATTGCGAATACTTCAAAGTACAAGCTGAAAGCTACGGCGGTAATGGTGTCCATTTTAATAAGACATCCACAAACCGCTTTTCGTTATCTGACCATGCAAAGGGGGTTATGTACATAGCTGACTCCCCTCATACTGCATTGAATGAATTTTATCAGGAAGATAAATTTATCGATCAGTCAGATTTCACAAACAACTGTATAGCTGAAATCCAGATAGCCCGCCCTATCGTTGTATTTGAGGAAACCGCACTAGCTCCACATATTGGAGTGCCCGTGGGTGACCTTATGGGGCCTAAAACTGTTTATAATGTAACACAGCAACTGGCGAAAGAGCTTTCAAAACATGCTGACGGATTAGAGTATCTGTCACGGCACACAGGGAATAAATGCGTAGTTCTCTGGTCGGTTCAAGAAGATGGAAATGGGATGGTAACAAGTAAGTCCGTTACTCCACTAAAAGAATACTCTCATAAAGGGAAAACGGCCAAAGAAATACTTAAGTCTCAATTAAACATAAAAGTTGTTTGA
- a CDS encoding ATP-dependent nuclease, whose product MYISQLSIVNYKNFKQETFKFRKKSVNNIIGENASGKTNVFQAMRLVLDDSLPANAKFLTKDDFHRGLGEPFGHWIIISLYFSGLGDTEEQQVLANYILNDGEDQKTSTKGNYTFIFRPKFSFRQELHEISNAHENLCTRRDKILEFCSSHAISRETYEPVAFVRTKIDLTDEIVYSNHVGDFKQYIFPDPNLESEELVGNKKPPYFSLINEVACTYVKALRNVVADLKYYKTNPLYKLLTLKSKQINDEKSIVDDIVNINQKISSIPEIENLSNDISRSLINTIGSTYSPKIQVSSQLPEDFIELVQSLGLVVEDSLSYQGTGRIEDLSLGGANLIYLALKLYEYEAIRDSEEHITHFLMIEEPEAHIHTHIQKTLFENFNFKNTQVFVSTHSTQISSVSNISSMSILSRKDTNTEVYAPSSNLEPGNIRCIERYLDAIRGDILFAKSVILVEGDAELILIPALVKTTLGVSLEEMGISLIKMDGTVFKHISDLFHEDRIRSYCSILTDLDKAFITRENDSFADAEYIKSQLNAQNSGAERQTALDEYTANNSYVSAFYAENTFETELISYSENVNLFESVIKTTYKRKADSEAVIANITSSDIPTKYHHALKFAKKIGKGWLAAEMVEHITIENIIPEYILKAIKFSLSDRNIDAIALKMMGYNVELMRQEEQDEINASDSFDEKINVYKTHYDNDTFIRFWKI is encoded by the coding sequence ATGTATATTAGCCAATTATCTATCGTTAACTATAAAAACTTCAAACAGGAAACGTTTAAGTTCCGAAAAAAATCGGTAAACAACATCATTGGTGAAAATGCATCTGGTAAAACCAATGTTTTCCAGGCCATGAGATTGGTTCTAGATGATTCATTACCTGCAAATGCAAAATTTCTTACCAAAGATGATTTTCACCGAGGACTAGGAGAGCCGTTTGGGCACTGGATAATAATCTCTCTCTATTTTTCCGGTTTAGGTGATACAGAAGAACAACAAGTTTTAGCAAACTACATATTAAATGATGGAGAAGACCAAAAGACCTCAACAAAAGGAAATTACACCTTCATATTTAGGCCGAAATTTTCATTCCGACAAGAGCTTCACGAAATTAGCAATGCTCATGAAAACCTTTGCACTCGCAGAGATAAAATTCTTGAGTTTTGCTCCTCACATGCAATATCAAGAGAAACTTATGAACCAGTAGCCTTTGTTCGAACAAAAATCGATCTCACTGACGAAATCGTATACAGTAACCACGTCGGAGACTTCAAACAGTATATATTCCCAGATCCAAATTTAGAAAGCGAAGAGCTAGTTGGGAACAAAAAACCTCCATACTTTTCTTTAATAAACGAAGTCGCTTGCACATACGTGAAAGCACTTAGAAATGTCGTTGCAGATCTCAAGTACTACAAAACTAATCCGCTGTACAAGCTACTAACACTAAAGAGCAAACAGATAAATGATGAAAAAAGTATTGTTGACGACATAGTTAATATAAACCAAAAAATTTCCTCGATACCGGAAATTGAAAATCTCAGCAATGATATTTCTCGCTCATTGATAAATACCATAGGATCAACCTACTCGCCTAAGATTCAAGTATCATCACAGCTTCCGGAAGATTTTATCGAATTAGTACAATCACTTGGTTTAGTAGTGGAAGATTCTTTAAGCTATCAGGGAACTGGTAGAATAGAAGATCTTAGCCTAGGCGGAGCGAACCTTATATATCTAGCTCTAAAACTTTATGAATATGAAGCAATTCGTGACAGTGAAGAACATATAACACACTTCTTGATGATTGAAGAACCTGAAGCTCATATCCATACCCACATCCAAAAAACACTTTTTGAAAACTTCAACTTTAAAAATACACAAGTATTTGTATCAACTCACTCTACACAAATAAGCTCTGTGTCAAACATTTCATCTATGAGCATACTTTCGAGAAAAGATACAAATACGGAAGTATATGCGCCCTCTAGCAACCTAGAACCTGGAAATATTCGGTGCATTGAAAGATATCTAGATGCTATCCGAGGTGATATCTTATTTGCAAAAAGCGTAATACTTGTAGAGGGTGACGCAGAATTAATACTTATACCTGCACTAGTAAAAACGACGCTAGGTGTGAGCCTAGAAGAGATGGGCATTAGCCTAATAAAAATGGATGGAACTGTATTCAAGCATATCTCTGATCTGTTTCATGAAGATAGAATTCGCAGCTATTGCTCCATTCTCACTGATTTAGACAAGGCATTCATAACCCGTGAAAATGACTCTTTTGCAGATGCTGAATATATAAAATCACAGTTAAATGCTCAAAATTCAGGAGCAGAGAGGCAGACTGCTCTAGATGAGTACACAGCTAACAACAGCTACGTCAGTGCTTTTTATGCGGAAAACACATTTGAAACCGAGTTAATTAGCTACTCCGAAAACGTCAACTTGTTTGAGTCGGTGATAAAGACAACCTATAAAAGAAAAGCAGATAGCGAAGCAGTTATCGCCAATATAACTTCTAGCGATATACCTACAAAATATCATCACGCATTAAAATTCGCAAAAAAGATAGGGAAAGGATGGCTTGCTGCTGAGATGGTAGAACATATAACAATTGAAAACATAATCCCTGAGTACATCCTAAAAGCAATTAAGTTTTCGCTTTCTGATAGAAACATAGATGCAATAGCTCTAAAAATGATGGGGTATAATGTTGAATTGATGCGTCAAGAAGAACAGGATGAAATAAATGCAAGTGATAGTTTTGATGAAAAAATAAATGTTTATAAGACCCATTATGATAATGATACTTTCATACGTTTTTGGAAAATATAA
- a CDS encoding UvrD-helicase domain-containing protein has protein sequence MPYRNLTDEQMDAVVLNDSMLLSACPGSGKTRTLVSKLYHIIDNSEKLSIGKRKVAAITYTNIAADTIQERLLSYGVERKSLWVGTIHALCLQWIIKPNINMIPRLCGGFVVIDEHEKETKLSELKEKYKFRFYDNIDTALNQDYRTKYPAGTREHNLTLDYHRYLAENNYIDFNLILNISHRLLQSNPKLCKRLGNLFYHILIDEYQDTSVMQYEILKCIIIQKQTKITLIGDREQAIYTGLGAIVKNKPELESFFELDSPLQEKRLTGCFRSSQRVIDHYLKYQDEGYKIDSKSDLINHPSVVHLERNLHKDNLADYVADIVTQHLAQGIPEKEIAILCPSWFDVISLSNSIGELNKDFNIDGVLISPIPKNQDNFWLTLIRLILTKPSIKNYIKRRQYANELSEKLNNISFDEESINPKTILSAVNSISVQFDNEIDEWIEEVIARFCEILRIELAKNNLFNEEMKSILNSTRDRINKYKMNYKASDLEKFFSSSNGVKITTAHSTKGDEYEVVICTGLLRGKIPHWNDIIDCSDVHQDYVARRLLYVISSRAKKHLYLISEHGHKTNRGTPYRPTRQL, from the coding sequence ATGCCTTATAGGAACTTAACCGATGAACAGATGGATGCTGTCGTACTCAATGACAGCATGTTGCTATCAGCCTGCCCCGGTTCAGGCAAGACCAGAACGCTTGTCTCAAAGCTTTATCATATAATAGACAACTCTGAAAAACTTTCAATTGGGAAACGAAAAGTAGCAGCGATTACATACACCAATATTGCCGCAGATACAATTCAAGAAAGGCTTCTATCCTATGGAGTTGAAAGAAAATCACTCTGGGTCGGAACAATCCATGCGCTCTGCCTTCAATGGATAATAAAGCCAAATATCAACATGATACCAAGGCTATGCGGCGGTTTTGTCGTTATAGATGAACATGAGAAAGAAACTAAGTTATCAGAACTTAAAGAAAAATATAAATTCCGATTTTATGACAACATCGACACTGCTCTTAATCAAGATTATAGAACAAAATACCCAGCAGGGACTAGAGAGCATAACCTGACCCTTGACTATCACAGATATTTAGCAGAAAACAATTATATTGATTTCAATTTAATACTAAATATCAGCCATAGACTTCTACAATCTAACCCTAAGCTATGTAAGCGCCTAGGAAACCTTTTCTACCATATACTTATAGATGAATATCAGGATACCTCGGTAATGCAGTATGAGATACTGAAATGTATTATCATACAAAAGCAGACAAAAATAACATTAATAGGAGATCGAGAGCAGGCTATTTACACAGGCCTAGGCGCAATTGTTAAGAACAAACCTGAGCTAGAGAGTTTTTTTGAGCTCGATTCCCCTTTGCAAGAAAAACGCCTGACGGGGTGTTTTCGCAGCAGTCAAAGAGTAATTGACCATTATCTTAAATACCAGGATGAAGGCTACAAAATAGACTCTAAATCCGATCTAATAAACCACCCTTCTGTCGTTCATTTGGAGAGAAATCTTCATAAAGACAACCTTGCCGATTATGTGGCAGATATTGTTACACAGCACCTTGCACAAGGCATTCCTGAAAAAGAAATAGCAATCTTATGCCCTAGCTGGTTCGATGTTATAAGTCTCTCAAACAGCATTGGTGAACTAAATAAAGACTTTAATATTGACGGCGTCTTAATCTCACCGATACCAAAAAATCAAGATAACTTTTGGCTTACATTAATAAGACTAATTCTTACTAAGCCAAGCATTAAAAATTACATAAAAAGAAGACAGTACGCTAATGAACTTTCAGAAAAATTAAATAATATATCCTTTGATGAAGAATCCATAAATCCAAAAACTATCCTCAGCGCAGTTAATTCTATCTCCGTTCAATTTGACAATGAAATTGATGAGTGGATAGAAGAAGTTATAGCTAGGTTTTGCGAAATACTTAGAATAGAGTTGGCAAAAAACAACTTATTTAATGAAGAAATGAAAAGCATATTAAATTCAACAAGGGACAGAATAAATAAGTATAAAATGAACTACAAAGCTTCAGACCTAGAAAAATTTTTCTCCTCTTCCAATGGAGTAAAAATAACAACTGCGCATTCAACCAAAGGTGACGAATATGAAGTAGTTATATGCACCGGATTGTTGAGAGGAAAAATACCACACTGGAATGACATAATAGATTGTAGCGATGTACATCAAGACTATGTTGCTAGAAGACTGCTGTATGTAATTTCCTCACGCGCTAAAAAACATCTTTACTTAATTTCTGAGCATGGGCACAAAACAAATAGGGGAACACCATATCGGCCTACAAGGCAACTATAG
- a CDS encoding ProQ/FINO family protein — protein sequence MERKTLTLKRPPTENVAENSELGIRRRRKQVVVNTQRKSNKPDKTAPTQPSKKVPPQLTKKQKAVVIPLEEKVIPPTPPKQHLPLEEAIANLSEYWPHLFPDGQLRPMAVGTREGLIADKKARELPISIKKLKRSLAAISHSVKYRTTIMPGAVRYDKDGQPNGTVTESDVADTLKRIQKLAKQQSRTA from the coding sequence ATGGAACGCAAAACACTGACGTTAAAACGCCCCCCGACCGAAAACGTCGCGGAAAATTCCGAGCTCGGTATTAGGCGTCGCCGTAAACAGGTGGTGGTCAATACGCAGCGTAAATCCAATAAACCCGACAAAACAGCGCCTACCCAACCCTCTAAAAAAGTGCCCCCCCAGCTGACGAAAAAACAGAAAGCTGTTGTCATCCCGTTAGAGGAAAAAGTCATTCCCCCGACGCCACCGAAACAGCATCTCCCATTAGAGGAGGCTATCGCGAACCTCTCAGAATATTGGCCACACCTCTTTCCTGATGGGCAACTTCGACCAATGGCGGTAGGCACGCGTGAAGGACTAATTGCCGATAAAAAAGCCCGTGAATTGCCAATTTCGATCAAAAAGCTAAAGCGCAGCCTTGCGGCCATTAGCCACAGTGTGAAATATCGCACCACGATTATGCCTGGCGCGGTACGATACGATAAAGACGGTCAACCGAACGGGACTGTCACGGAATCGGATGTCGCCGATACGTTAAAACGCATACAAAAACTGGCTAAACAACAATCACGAACCGCATGA
- a CDS encoding RepA family replication protein, whose protein sequence is MYNGNSIPAISCSIGKIHRHYAPKFLGQLPKLVPVRRFSAALKRHDWNRNPHIYQLRYSRKQRISVRSERRETFDALAMAMIAYADYNPESDALFEVMCSVEKLAELCGQLYRYDSGRKSYDPILYALRDWEQANLIVIDRDFDIEAKQYKAMRIWIRPEFFHGLGFSALELRELVASFSRWMEKKGLKESYQKRYAQHVLRLARANVASLDTKHKLRNLLNKLKTLVVGKDETLKQEKKHLAKALKEKKALAKSLEVPESAEHAAWRRFEAWKVTQPIAAVMAFERKMKALYPSIQGLAIYLHYLEHLPDS, encoded by the coding sequence ATGTATAATGGGAACTCAATTCCTGCAATCTCTTGTTCCATCGGTAAAATTCATCGTCACTATGCGCCAAAATTTTTAGGGCAATTACCGAAATTGGTACCTGTACGTCGCTTTTCTGCGGCGTTAAAGCGTCACGATTGGAACCGAAACCCCCATATTTACCAACTACGTTATAGCAGAAAGCAGCGGATATCCGTGCGTTCAGAGCGTCGAGAGACCTTTGATGCCTTGGCTATGGCCATGATTGCCTATGCGGATTATAACCCTGAAAGTGACGCGCTGTTTGAAGTGATGTGTTCGGTGGAGAAGTTGGCGGAATTGTGTGGTCAGCTGTATCGCTATGACAGTGGGCGTAAAAGTTATGACCCCATACTCTATGCTTTGCGCGATTGGGAACAAGCCAACCTCATTGTCATTGACCGCGATTTTGATATCGAGGCTAAACAATATAAAGCCATGCGGATTTGGATACGTCCTGAATTTTTCCATGGACTCGGGTTTTCGGCGTTAGAACTGCGCGAATTGGTCGCTAGCTTTAGCCGTTGGATGGAAAAAAAGGGATTAAAAGAGAGCTACCAAAAACGCTACGCCCAACATGTTTTACGACTCGCGCGCGCGAATGTGGCATCACTCGATACTAAGCATAAACTTCGCAACCTGCTCAATAAGCTAAAAACCCTCGTGGTTGGGAAAGATGAAACGCTTAAACAAGAGAAGAAACATTTAGCCAAGGCATTGAAGGAAAAGAAAGCGTTAGCCAAAAGTTTGGAAGTACCAGAAAGCGCAGAGCATGCCGCATGGCGTCGCTTTGAAGCCTGGAAGGTGACGCAGCCTATTGCGGCAGTCATGGCCTTTGAGCGCAAAATGAAAGCTTTGTACCCGAGTATTCAAGGGCTGGCTATCTACCTGCATTATCTGGAACACTTACCCGACTCCTAA
- a CDS encoding PIN domain-containing protein — MEKPVTSAKTQWAFVDLENVPHLDPIAFEQYQQVFIFAGPKQANLKLPVQTTARYILNIIKVSQVSQNNVDFHLAWSLGQAHEQADKTCHFTVFTNDKGLTPLVNTVKQLGRSCTLQGVIQTKQKVALSLEETKKVLKTPFFQRNNGFPKQLTGLRRSLIHILGAAQAHTVEAHIANLVTLKVISHNGNALAWYLAGLAKHRK, encoded by the coding sequence ATGGAAAAGCCAGTTACATCAGCCAAAACCCAATGGGCGTTTGTCGATTTAGAAAATGTCCCGCATTTAGATCCGATAGCGTTTGAGCAGTATCAGCAAGTCTTTATTTTTGCAGGCCCCAAGCAAGCCAATCTCAAATTACCCGTACAAACAACCGCCCGCTATATTCTCAACATCATTAAAGTGAGCCAAGTCAGTCAGAATAATGTGGACTTTCACCTTGCCTGGTCTTTAGGACAGGCGCATGAGCAAGCGGATAAAACGTGTCACTTTACCGTATTTACCAACGATAAAGGGCTTACGCCCTTAGTGAATACGGTAAAACAACTCGGGCGATCTTGTACGCTGCAAGGGGTCATTCAAACCAAGCAAAAAGTGGCACTTTCGCTCGAGGAAACCAAAAAGGTACTTAAAACGCCCTTTTTCCAACGTAACAACGGTTTTCCGAAGCAACTTACGGGGTTACGTCGCAGTTTAATCCATATATTGGGCGCGGCACAGGCACACACTGTTGAGGCGCATATTGCGAACTTGGTGACACTGAAGGTGATTTCCCACAATGGGAATGCACTGGCTTGGTATCTTGCTGGACTTGCTAAACACCGCAAATAA
- a CDS encoding conjugative transfer relaxase/helicase TraI domain-containing protein, translated as MLSTAGLAKHAGKIALIQEQYYRIEVTQEDVSDGVVTLVDEQGKGHLLSAFESSLLDIGIYRQETRHIAAGEKINFTRTDKERGRVMNSDWTVSEVSGNGQITITKGDESRVLSPNSELTDQHLDYGYAGTAHKAQGASSLYVIVLGGVESGRRMLATLRDAYVALSRTKAHVQTYSDDLDKWTKAIENPGNRKTAHDVLLAEQDRAAKVGNQLFDHAKPLNDTAIGRALSRQMGLGESHEGKFVYPSTKHPEPHVAWPAFDEHGKAQGTVLQAIELEEDKLQGLRAEGRLLGSEQAQFIVVKPSQNGQTVIVNTLESAFEVMAQQPEQGVVVQLNPDERLHTAMIEKITQGEVDNAYANPSATQTDKADSDPKNLQTPEEQAIDKALKEAEAALRQQANSEPKVPELSEDELRQVMAQERDSLLKGEHDLMEAKERVIEKAVQFEREHQQQQRDVLRQQEREMVMEKSRDREFGD; from the coding sequence TTGTTATCAACGGCAGGACTGGCAAAACATGCCGGTAAAATTGCCCTCATCCAAGAGCAGTACTATCGGATTGAGGTGACTCAAGAGGACGTCAGTGACGGAGTTGTGACCCTGGTTGATGAACAAGGCAAAGGGCATTTACTTTCGGCCTTTGAAAGTAGCTTGCTGGATATTGGTATTTACCGCCAAGAAACCCGTCATATCGCCGCAGGGGAAAAAATCAACTTTACTCGCACGGATAAAGAGCGCGGACGCGTGATGAACAGTGACTGGACGGTCAGTGAAGTCAGTGGTAACGGGCAAATCACCATTACTAAGGGCGATGAGTCACGCGTGCTTAGCCCGAATAGCGAATTGACAGACCAACATCTGGATTACGGTTATGCGGGCACGGCACACAAAGCGCAAGGGGCAAGTAGCTTGTATGTGATTGTCCTTGGGGGTGTGGAGTCAGGACGACGTATGCTGGCCACCTTACGTGATGCGTATGTGGCTTTATCTCGTACTAAAGCGCACGTGCAAACCTACAGTGATGATTTGGATAAATGGACAAAAGCCATTGAAAACCCCGGAAACCGGAAGACCGCGCATGATGTGTTGCTGGCTGAGCAAGACCGTGCCGCCAAAGTCGGTAATCAACTGTTTGACCATGCGAAACCCCTTAATGATACGGCGATTGGTCGCGCTTTAAGTCGGCAAATGGGGCTCGGTGAATCCCATGAAGGGAAGTTTGTTTATCCATCCACCAAGCATCCCGAACCGCACGTGGCGTGGCCCGCTTTTGATGAACACGGTAAAGCCCAAGGCACCGTGTTACAAGCGATTGAACTTGAAGAGGATAAATTGCAGGGGCTTCGTGCTGAAGGGCGTTTACTGGGGAGCGAGCAGGCGCAATTTATTGTCGTCAAACCCAGTCAAAACGGACAAACCGTGATTGTGAACACTCTAGAGTCAGCCTTTGAGGTAATGGCACAGCAACCCGAACAGGGTGTGGTGGTGCAACTCAATCCTGATGAACGTTTACACACGGCCATGATTGAGAAAATCACGCAAGGGGAAGTGGATAACGCCTATGCAAACCCAAGTGCCACGCAAACCGATAAAGCGGACAGTGACCCGAAAAACCTGCAAACCCCCGAGGAGCAGGCGATTGATAAAGCCTTAAAAGAGGCTGAAGCTGCCCTACGTCAGCAAGCAAACAGCGAGCCTAAAGTGCCAGAACTGAGTGAGGACGAACTGAGGCAGGTGATGGCGCAAGAGCGTGATAGCTTACTGAAAGGGGAACATGACTTAATGGAGGCGAAAGAGCGAGTCATTGAAAAGGCCGTTCAGTTTGAGCGTGAACATCAGCAACAACAACGAGACGTTTTGCGTCAACAAGAGCGTGAAATGGTGATGGAAAAATCCCGTGACCGTGAATTTGGTGATTAA